One stretch of Oncorhynchus clarkii lewisi isolate Uvic-CL-2024 chromosome 3, UVic_Ocla_1.0, whole genome shotgun sequence DNA includes these proteins:
- the LOC139402804 gene encoding M-phase phosphoprotein 8 isoform X1, whose product MAEKPEAGDSEDEVEDVYEVERIIDMRTEEGEVLYRVRWKNYSSDDDTWEPEAHLEDCREVLLGYKRALAEAKVTKDQDAKKCMKLPMKSDVFDADSDSDSDIDKPTDLHVKKKKKKKPREEDEEEAPPLKEKRKKKKDKRKEDFRPRPAPESDEEELSPPPTPGRGTKMSDSKKRFVDSDEEEEAPVPSKKHRKDKTKDGGKHWKKENGEEGKKKKKKKKDRRGDLESTEDEATAPLEEELSEGPSESQTDDTTTTEKSRADDKPKNKKGKSELKLQGIKDFLQDKKGKKLETSSPMLSASGLAKLKSLTSSKSQGRDEPTPTSDSSDTPAPAQVHKKAKGKSHETTPAPPKIPSSSSSSSSSSSGAGASTSKTVEESKVVVGGDKEPTASTNLFEKFLLNCEAKDRVPRKQMVHQPTTTENTKPPKLMGKIDKRTKPTKESPARKPEPDKSKHTDAFRPSQSPGAMETGDRAEAEEEPAQKSKFGGEDRREEAQRWERRTQEDDRRRRRREDSEPRLFIACDDNQDPLESADKSGTQFDKGQASLNLGMDLNLDWMTLEDFQKHLNGEDEILSAPPLSPSELRDAVKSGDYMSVKLALNSKEDYNLDQEAYTVEQKSLSGKEKSLNEEEDILNEEKKTLCDEEKPLCAAGNPRSLGNPHRKRNPHRKRNSLCKDEIPLCEENHLHKEEKHSLHNKEKTSCGGDNTSCDVEKTLCDMERALCDIKKGAEESSLSGDEIHENSSGDEVERQRLDSNVPSGSDPLPSNAESSCEDEYEQYPPKTAQAKKTCRKIFAPRKGTRSSLRSSTKMTVSACSTIDGDDKVQLDKKYFCLYCNEPHHNIARHLERMHAEEAAVGHAISFPKLSKIRSLLLDQLRNKGNDQHNLEILQCGDEVVTKKIPSYSGASVRDYLPCQHCVAFFNKIDLWKHESSCNARKGQDETRGGKRVRIQAASSQLAPLPVYSTGGCEEIIHNMNQDDISCHIKNDPLICKYGNALSAKHGHAKSQFTYIGSKMRELARFVLNVNEMDCDVQYLHEVCVPSKFKLAVHAARKMSGHDPASDRYKTPSLALKIGYSLKRATEIAFGESRMTEDREAEEQAKRFIELLENDWNNCFSGLSLSAVPQCDEVDVSSLTEDLIKLQKFLKVAEDTAKKELLENPTNTVWKKLNETLLAEIALFNRKRTGEVAKMLLETYTNRKKAPASADIFNNLSRLEQELGDDKLTRLEIEGKNGRKMPVLLTERMISSLEILIANRDKVGVSKDNPYVFARSLDAASYIRGFDCLRKCAHECDAKNPESLIHATVRKEVAIHCQLLNLNESELDQVAKLLGHDTQVHKEYYRLSENAAHLAEISKLLLAMDQVPVVIPGPSEERVVSPTYGTSSAGTYPAGTDTGRTYPTETCPTGSSYPTETYSAKSYTVEAQPSRSYHAGTYPEKSYPSGLQSVMSYSVGTDSARAYPTVTHPAGTYPAGSYVAGTYTAETHDARSYPASAYTSGTNPVRSYPEGTYAAGNHFVGTQLARSYPAGTYPAQTLPAQTLPAHTVITPTLHAQTLPTQTLPVGAVPEGTGKVGTVWKRRPWSDAAKAAVKRQLGHFISLMEVPGKRDCEVCLHNEPAVRDRTWRDIKNYVHNTVKSIKRKKGLTRVDPTQQTKKGAAKKEKETEAKSAKERVGGTMTVSAQERLEAGPVAIPRKQRIWGDEAQAAVRRQLGDFTKLMKIPGKKECDACIAAEPVLQGRTWKDVKNYVHNTLMTMCRRHISGKQNMDSEKPIPVTQKPGMQQSPVVHQKPGVPLGHPEDCPVYLSL is encoded by the exons GGGGAGGTCCTGTACCGCGTTCGCTGGAAGAACTACTCCTCTGACGATGACACGTGGGAGCCTGAGGCCCACCTGGAGGATTGCAGGGAGGTGCTCCTGGGCTACAAGAGGGCTCTGGCAGAGGCTAAGGTCACGAAAGACCAAGATGCTAAGAAATGCATG AAGTTGCCCATGAAGAGTGATGTATTCGATGCTGACTCTGACAGCGACAGTGATATTGACAAGCCCACAGACCTGCATgttaagaagaagaaaaagaagaagcccagagaagaggatgaggaggaggcaCCTCCcctgaaggagaagaggaaaaaGAAGAAAGACAAGCGCAAGGAGGACTTCAGGCCTCGTCCGGCACCGGAGTCTGATGAAGAGGAGCTTTCCCCTCCCCCAACCCCTGGCCGCGGAACCAAGATGTCCGACTCCAAAAAGAGATTTGTTGACTCCGATGAAGAGGAAGAAGCCCCTGTGCCCTCCAAGAAGCACAGAAAGGACAAGACCAAGGATGGAGGGAAGCACTGGAAAAAAGAGAAtggggaggaagggaagaagaaaaagaagaaaaagaaggatCGAAGGGGTGATCTGGAGTCCACTGAAGATGAGGCCACCGCCCCCCTGGAAGAGGAGCTTAGCGAGGGGCCATCTGAGTCCCAGACGGATGATACCACCACAACGGAAAAGTCTCGCGCTGATGACAAGCCCAAGAATAAGAAGGGTAAGTCAGAACTGAAGCTGCAGGGCATCAAGGACTTCCTTCAGGACAAGAAAGGCAAGAAACTGGAAACTTCGTCGCCAATGCTCTCCGCAAGCGGCCTTGCAAAACTGAAGAGCCTCACTTCCTCCAAGAGCCAGGGCCGGGATGAGCCCACACCAACCTCTGACTCCAGCGACACTCCTGCCCCTGCCCAAGTCCACAAGAAGGCCAAGGGCAAGAGCCACGAGACCACTCCTGCACCGCCTAAAAttccctcttcctcatcctcgtcttcctcttcctcctctggtGCAGGGGCAAGCACTAGCAAGACTGTGGAGGAGTCTAAAGTTGTAGTGGGTGGGGATAAGGAGCCAACCGCCTCTACTAACCTGTTTGAGAAGTTCCTGCTGAACTGCGAGGCCAAGGACCGTGTTCCCCGCAAACAGATGGTCCACCAGCCCACCACCACAGAGAACACTAAACCACCAAAG CTCATGGGGAAAATTGACAAAAGGACCAAGCCGACAAAGGAGTCACCTGCTCGGAAGCCAGAACCAGATAAGTCCAAACATACAGACG CATTTCGGCCCAGTCAGAGCCCCGGTGCTATGGAGACTGGTGACAGGGCGGAGGCAGAGGAGGAACCCGCCCAGAAGTCAAAGTTCGGTGGAGAGGACCGGAGGGAGGAGGCTCAACGTTGGGAGAGGAGGACCCAAGAGgatgacaggaggaggaggaggagagaggacagcgaGCCACGGCTCTTCATCGCCTGTGACGACAATCAAGACCCCTTGGAGAGCGCTGACAAGTCTGGTACGCAGTTTG ACAAAGGGCAAGCCTCTCTTAACCTTGGAATGGACCTCAACTTGGACTGGATGACACTGGAGGACTTTCAGAAACATTTGAACGGAGAGGATGAGattctctctgctccacctctaTCTCCCA GTGAGCTGCGGGATGCAGTGAAAAGTGGGGATTACATGTCTGTGAAACTTGCACTCAATTCCAAAGAGGACTACAATCTGGACCAGGAG GCATACACTGTTGAACAGAAGAGTTTAAGTGGCAAAGAGAAGAGTTTAAATGAGGAAGAGGATATTTTAAATGAGGAAAAGAAGACTTTATGTGATGAAGAGAAGCCTTTATGTGCAGCAGGGAATCCTCGCAGCCTGGGGAATCCTCACCGCAAAAGGAATCCTCACCGCAAAAGGAATTCTCTTTGCAAAGATGAGATTCCTCTATGCGAAGAGAATCATTTACACAAGGAAGAGAAACATTCTCTACACAATAAAGAGAAGACTTCATGTGGTGGAGATAATACTTCATGCGATGTGGAGAAGACTTTATGTGACATGGAGAGAGCTTTATGTGACATAAAGAAGGGTGCTGAGGAAAGCAGTTTGAGTGGTGACGAGATTCACGAAAACAGTTCAGGTGATGAGGTAGAACGGCAAAGACTTGATTCAAATGTTCCAAGTGGGTCAGATCCTCTTCCATCTAATGCAGAAAGCTCATGCGAGGATGAATATGAGCAGTACCCTCCAAAAACGGCACAAGCTAAAAAAACTTGCCGCAAAATATTTGCGCCACGGAAAGGTACACGGTCAAGCTTACGTTCCAGCACAAAAATGACAGTCAGCGCATGTAGTACGATAGATGGTGATGATAAGGTACAATTGGACAAAAAGTACTTCTGCCTTTATTGCAATGAACCGCACCATAACATTGCAAGACATTTAGAAAGGATGCACGCAGAAGAAGCAGCTGTTGGTCATGCGATCAGCTTCCCAAAACTCTCCAAAATCAGGTCTCTGTTGCTTGACCAACTCCGTAACAAAGGCAACGATCAACACAACTTAGAAATTCTTCAATGTGGAGATGAAGTTGTGACAAAGAAAATACCCTCTTACAGTGGTGCTTCTGTGCGTGACTACCTACCCTGCCAACACTGTGTAGCTTTTTTTAACAAAATAGATTTATGGAAGCATGAGAGCTCATGTAATGCCAGAAAAGGACAAGATGAAACGAGGGGTGGAAAAAGAGTGAGGATCCAGGCTGCGTCCTCTCAACTTGCTCCATTGCCTGTCTATTCTACTGGAGGATGTGAAGAAATAATACACAATATGAATCAAGATGACATCTCATGCCACATCAAAAATGATCCCCTCATATGTAAATATGGCAATGCACTATCTGCAAAGCATGGTCATGCCAAGTCACAGTTTACTTACATTGGTTCAAAAATGAGGGAATTGGCTAGATTTGTACTTAATGTAAATGAGATGGACTGTGATGTCCAATACTTGCATGAAGTATGTGTACCATCCAAATTCAAATTGGCCGTTCATGCTGCCAGGAAAATGAGTGGTCATGACCCTGCCTCCGACAGGTACAAGACCCCATCTCTTGCTTTAAAGATTGGCTATTCCTTGAAAAGAGCTACCGAAATAGCTTTTGGGGAGAGTCGTATGACAGAGGACCGTGAGGCAGAGGAACAAGCCAAAAGGTTCATTGAACTTCTTGAAAACGATTGGAATAACTGTTTTTCCGGTCTATCCCTCAGCGCTGTCCCTCAGTGTGATGAAGTTGATGTGTCTTCACTAACTGAGGATTTGATCAAACTTCAGAAGTTTCTCAAGGTTGCAGAGGACACAGCGAAGAAAGAATTGCTGGAGAACCCCACCAACACTGTCTGGAAAAAGCTCAATGAAACTCTTCTTGCTGAAATAGCTCTCTTCAACAGAAAAAGAACAGGGGAAGTTGCGAAAATGCTGTTGGAAACATACACAAACAGAAAGAAAGCTCCAGCTAGTGCAGACATTTTCAATAACCTCTCAAGGCTGGAGCAGGAGCTTGGAGACGACAAATTAACCAGGTTGGAAATAGAAGGCAAAAATGGTAGGAAAATGCCAGTCCTACTAACGGAGAGGATGATCTCATCTCTTGAGATCCTTATTGCAAACAGAGACAAAGTTGGTGTGTCAAAGGACAACCCTTATGTCTTTGCACGTAGCCTGGATGCAGCAAGCTACATCCGAGGGTTTGACTGTCTGAGGAAGTGTGCACATGAGTGTGATGCAAAGAATCCTGAAAGTCTGATCCATGCGACAGTGAGGAAAGAGGTTGCTATCCATTGCCAACTACTAAACTTGAATGAAAGTGAATTGGATCAGGTGGCAAAGTTATTGGGACATGACACCCAGGTCCATAAAGAGTACTACAGGCTCTCTGAAAATGCAGCACATCTAGCAGAAATCAGCAAACTGCTGCTTGCAATGGATCAGGTTCCAGTGGTAATTCCAGGGCCATCTGAGGAAAGGGTTGTTTCTCCTACATATG GGACATCTTCTGCAGGGACATATCCAGCTGGGACAGATACTGGTAGGACATATCCTACTGAGACATGTCCTACTGGGTCATCATATCCTACAGAGACGTATTCAGCGAAGTCATATACAGTGGAGGCACAGCCTTCAAGGTCATATCATGCTGGGACATATCCTGAGAAGTCATATCCTTCAGGATTACAATCTGTGATGTCATATTCTGTGGGGACAGATTCTGCGAGAGCATATCCTACCGTGACACATCCTGCAGGGACCTATCCAGCAGGTTCATATGTTGCAGGGACATATACTGCAGAGACACATGATGCAAGATCATATCCTGCAAGCGCGTATACTTCGGGGACGAATCCTGTCAGGTCATATCCTGAAGGGACATATGCTGCGGGGAACCATTTTGTGGGTACACAACTTGCTAGGTCATATCCTGCCGGAACATATCCTGCACAGACACTTCCTGCACAAACACTACCAGCGCATACAGTTATTACGCCAACACTTCATGCCCAGACACTTCCAACACAGACGCTTCCTGTTGGGGCAGTTCCTGAGGGGACAGGTAAGGTGGGCACAGTGTGGAAACGGAGACCGTGGAGTGATGCTGCTAAGGCTGCGGTGAAGCGTCAGTTAGGACACTTTATCTCATTGATGGAGGTTCCAGGTAAACGGGACTGTGAAGTATGCCTCCACAATGAACCAGCTGTACGAGACAGGACATGGAGAGATATCAAAAACTATGTGCACAACACAGTAAAATCTATCAAAAGGAAGAAGGGTCTTACAAGAGTGGACCCCACTCAACAGACAAAGAAAGGAGCGGCAAAGAAGGAAAAAGAAACGGAGGCAAAGAGTGCTAAGGAAAGAGTTGGTGGAACAATGACCGTATCTGCACAGGAGAGACTAGAGGCAGGTCCTGTTGCAATACCAAGGAAACAGAGAATTTGGGGTGATGAGGCTCAGGCTGCGGTCAGGCGGCAGCTAGGAGACTTCACTAAACTGATGAAGATTCCAGGTAAAAAGGAATGTGATGCATGTATTGCAGCTGAACCAGTTCTACAAGGCAGGACATGGAAAGATGTAAAAAACTATGTGCATAACACATTAATGACAATGTGCAGGAGGCATATTTCAGGCAAACAAAACATGGATAGTGAAAAACCAATTCCTGTGACACAGAAACCAGGGATGCAACAGAGTCCAGTTGTGCATCAGAAACCAGGTGTGCCGTTGGGACATCCAGAAGATTGTCCTGTTTATCTGTCCTTATGA